GGCCGGACCCTGCGCCATCGAGAGCCGCGAACAGGCGCTGGCCGTCGCCGAGCGCGTGCAGCACACCGGGGCGCAATTCTTTCGCGGCGGCGCTTACAAGCCCCGCACCTCGCCCTACTCCTTCCAGGGACTGGGCGAAGAGGGCCTGAAGATCATGGCGGAGGTGCGGGAGCGCTTCGGCCTGCTCATCGTGACCGAAGCGGTGGACAACGAGTCGCTGGACCTGGTGGAGAAGTACGCGGACATCATCCAGATCGGCGCCCGCAACATGCAGAACTTCTCCCTGCTCAAGCGCGCGGGGCGCGCCAAAAAGCCGGTGCTGCTGAAGCGCGGCATGTCGGCGACGCTGGAGGAGTTCCTGATGGCCGCCGAGTACATCATGAGCGAAGGCAACTACGATGTGGTGCTGTGCGAGCGCGGCATCCGCACCTTCGCCGACCACACTCGCAACACCCTGGACCTGAGCGTGGTGCCGGCGGTGGACCGCCTGAGCCATCTGCCCATCTTGGTGGATCCGAGCCACGGCACCGGCAAGCGCAACAAGGTCCTGCCCATGTCGCGGGCGGCGGTGGCCGCGGGCGCCGACGGCTTGCTGGTAGAGGTCCATAACGATCCCGACCGCGCGCTTTCCGACGGCATGCAGTCGCTCTTCCCCGACCAGTTCGACGAACTGATGGCCGAGGTCCGCCAGATCGCCGCGGTCTTGCACCGTAACGTACCCGTGGCCGCCGCCTCGCGCACGCAGCCGGCCGCTACCCGCTAACTTTGAAACTGCGCTCCGCTTCCGCCGCCTTGCTGGCCGGCGCCCTGCTGGCCGCGCTCTCTGCCTGCCGCCAGGAAAGCCTGCCGGACTACCCGCCCGCATATCGCGAGTACGCCTACGTCACCAACGGCAAGAGCGACAGCGTCACGGTGGTGGACCTGCTCAACTTCAAGGTGGAGAAGACCCTGGCGGTCGGACGCAATCCCACCGGCGTGGCCGCCAATCCAAAGAAGAACGAGATTTACGTGGCGAATTCGGGGTCGAACAACGTCAGCGTGATCGATGCCGAGAGCAACACCGTGGTGGCCACGTTGGGTGTGCACGGAGTGCCGTTCTTTATTGACATCTCCGCCGACGGCCGCCGCGCCGTGGTGGCGAATTCCGCCTCCAACAATGTGTCCGTACTCGATCTCGACCACCGCGTGGTGGTGGCGACCATAGCGGTGGGGTCCCAGCCGGGCCTGGCGCGCATCTCTCCGGACGGGAAGACGATCGTGGTCTCCAACCGCAGCGACAACTCGGTCTCGCTCATTGACGCCGAGAAGCCCACCCTGCGGGCTACCCTGCCCGCCTGCGGCGCGCCCGAGGACATCGTCATCCTGCCGGATTCGAGCAAGGCGTTTGTGGCCTGCGCCGGCACGGGCCAGGTGGCGGCCATCGACCTCAAGAGCGACAAGATGCTGGCGCTGCTCGACGTGGGCAAGACGCCCATCCACCTGGCGCTCAAGCCCGACGGCGGCGAGCTCATCGTCACTAACTTCGATTCCAACAGCATCTCTATCATCGAGACCACGGCCAATGAGGTGGGCGGCACCTTCCTCATCGGCAACCACCCGACGCGCTGCGCCATCAGCCTGGACGGCACCCTCGCCTACGTCACCAACTTCGAGGACAATACCTTGGCTGTGTTCAGCCTGGACACCCGCAGGCTGGTGACCGTGCTGCACGTGGGCGACGGCCCCGACGCCCTCGCTCTCTCTCCCACGGAAGAGTTCCTCCTGACGGTGGACGCGCGCGCCGGCGACGTGGCCCTGGTGCGCCGCTTCCAGCGCAAGGGCAATCCCGTGTGGGCGCTTATCACCATGATCCCGGTTGGCACCCAGCCCAACCAGATCGCGGTCAAGAACTTCATGCTGAAGAAGCCGCCGGTGAAGTAGCCTTGTCTTTACATCCCGAGCGAAGCGAGGGAACCCTACCCTGGCAAGAAGACGGGGGAGAGGTAGGACTTCCTCGGCCTTCGGCTTCGGAATGTAAAGACACACCAGCGCGACTCGCTGGTATCCTGACCCCGTGGACATTCAGGAAAACGTACCGCTGGCGCCGCTGACCACCTTCCAAGTGGGCGGCTCCGCGCGCTACTTCGTGGAGGCACAGTCGGAGCCGGACGTGCGGGCCGCGGTGGAGCAGGCCCGCTCGCGCAGCCTGCCGCTGTTCGTGTTGGGCGGAGGCAGCAACCTGGTGGTCGCCG
This genomic window from Terriglobales bacterium contains:
- the aroF gene encoding 3-deoxy-7-phosphoheptulonate synthase, with protein sequence MLIVMQAHATEEQVRAVCERIESLGYRAHSIPGAQRTAIGVTGNQGEVETGGLEEMPGVGEVIRVTKPYKLVSRDLKDDDTVVRFPGSSATIGGRDLAVMAGPCAIESREQALAVAERVQHTGAQFFRGGAYKPRTSPYSFQGLGEEGLKIMAEVRERFGLLIVTEAVDNESLDLVEKYADIIQIGARNMQNFSLLKRAGRAKKPVLLKRGMSATLEEFLMAAEYIMSEGNYDVVLCERGIRTFADHTRNTLDLSVVPAVDRLSHLPILVDPSHGTGKRNKVLPMSRAAVAAGADGLLVEVHNDPDRALSDGMQSLFPDQFDELMAEVRQIAAVLHRNVPVAAASRTQPAATR
- a CDS encoding YncE family protein, which produces MKLRSASAALLAGALLAALSACRQESLPDYPPAYREYAYVTNGKSDSVTVVDLLNFKVEKTLAVGRNPTGVAANPKKNEIYVANSGSNNVSVIDAESNTVVATLGVHGVPFFIDISADGRRAVVANSASNNVSVLDLDHRVVVATIAVGSQPGLARISPDGKTIVVSNRSDNSVSLIDAEKPTLRATLPACGAPEDIVILPDSSKAFVACAGTGQVAAIDLKSDKMLALLDVGKTPIHLALKPDGGELIVTNFDSNSISIIETTANEVGGTFLIGNHPTRCAISLDGTLAYVTNFEDNTLAVFSLDTRRLVTVLHVGDGPDALALSPTEEFLLTVDARAGDVALVRRFQRKGNPVWALITMIPVGTQPNQIAVKNFMLKKPPVK